GGCCCTGAAGCCGCAAGACGTGGTGATCGTGGTGGGCGGCGGCCTGCACCCCCCGGCGGACGAGGCCCAACTGGCCCGCGTGCTGCCGGAAGACCTGCGCGGCTGCCGTGTGGTTGCCCATGACGCGGAGCATTCGCAGTTGGCGCGCTTTGGCGCCACCACGCGCGGCACCCCGGTGGAGGTCAACGCCGCCTATGGTGCGGCGGAACTGCGGCTGGTCATCGGCATGGTGGACGCGCACCAGTTCGTGGGCTTTACCGGCGGGGCAAAGGGTGTGGCCATCGGCTGCGCCTCTGCGGCCATGATCGAGGCCAACCACCGCCTGATGCGCGACCCTGCGGCCACCGTGGGCGCCATAGACACCAACCCCGTGCGCCTCGACCTTGACGAGGCCGGTGAACTGGCCGGGGTGGCCATGGCCATCAATGTGGTGCTGGACGCGGCCAAGCGCCCGGTGGCCGTGCAGGCGGGCTGGCCGCCGCTGGTCATGCGCAGTGCCGCCAAGGTCACGGCGCAGGTGTACGGGCTGGCCTATGACGCGCCGTACGACATCGTCATCGCCTCGTGCGGGGGCACCCCCAAGGACCTCTGCCTGTACCAGGCCCAGAAGGGACTGAACACGGCGGTGCAGTGCGCCGCGCCGGGGGCAAAGGTGCTGCTGGTGGCCGAATGCGGCCAGGGCATCGGCGACGAGGTGTACCACGACTATGTGCGGCGCTTTCCGTGTGCGCACGCGCTGAAGAAGGATTTCGAGTCCGGGGCGTTCCGCATGGGCGCGCACAAGGGCTTTCTGTTCGCGCGGGCCACCACCAGCTTCGAGGTGGTGGTGCATTCCGAACTGGACCCGGCCCGGCTGCGCGAATGCCTGCTGACGCCCGGCGACATGCAGGAAACCGTGAATACCTGGCTGGCGGGGTTGCGGGACCCGCGCGTGGCCGTGGTGAAGAACGCCAACTCTTCGTTCTTTTACCGGAAATAACCCGCAACGCGCGACCGCATCCTCCTGGAACGGCGGGCGGGGGCGGTACGGTTCCGCCATGGGCGGGGCCGCGTACGGAGCCGCTCCGCCCGCCAATCAGGGGCCGGGTACGGGATAACCGTGCGGGATGACGGGACCGGATTGCCGGGGGGCATGCGGTCCCGAGCGGTACGCGCTGCCACTGGGGGACATGCGGCAGCGGGGCAGGGTGGGAGATCTGACGCCGCGTCCGGGAAGGAGCGGCAAGACGAGGGGGGAACGGGTCCGAAGCAGGAGCGGGCCGCGCCGGAACGTGCGGGCGTGCTCCTCTGTTCGCAAGGCAGAACATCAGACACGCTCCGGAGGGTGGCATGCTCCTGAAGACCAAACTGTATCTCGGATTCATGGCAGTGCTGTTGCTGACGGCCATCGTGGGCGCCATCGGCTGGCGGGGAATGCACGAGATGGTCGTGTACGGCAACTATTCCACGGCCATAGAAACGGCCATGCGCCACCTTTCGGCGGCAGAAGCGTCCATGGGGCGGTTCATGCTGCGCGGCGAGCAGACCCACGCCGCCGCCACCGACAAAAGGCTGGATGACGCCCGCGCCATCATCGAGGCGGCGGGCGCGGGCCTTTCGCACGACTGGATGCAGGCCGACGGCAAGGGCCTGTTGGAAAACCTGGAGAACTTCAAGACCGCCTTCGCCCAGTTGGTGAACTCGCAGAACGAGGCCATCGCCATGCAGCAGCGCATCGACGCCAACGCCGCCAAGGTGGTGGAAACTGTGACCGCGCTGGACGGCAGGCTGGCCGGAACGCTGCAAGCCAACCACGACGCGGGACGGATGAAGGGCTACCAGATGCTGCACGCTGGGGCCGCAGCCTTCGCCGAGGTGCGCGTGCTGACGGGACAGTTCCTGGATACCCCCACCGAAGAATTGCGCACGGCCATCCGCGCCCGGCTGACCGAAGCCCGCAAGGCCTTTCAGGCGGCGCGCGACGCCCAGCCCGACGAGCCATCCCAGGACGCCGTGCAGGAGCTGATGGGCTACGTGGGCAACTATTCCGGCCTGTTCGGCATCTTCTCGCGCCAGATGCTGGCCAAGTACGAGGCCCTGGATCGCCAGCAGGAGGTGGTGGCCGCAACCCAGGCAGCCGCGTCCGAGGCGTCGCAACATGCCTCTGCGGCGTCCGATGCCTCGGTGCGCACCGCCACGTGGCTGCTGGCCGGGGTGGCCCTGGCCGCAATGGTCATCGGGGCGGTCATTGCCGTGGCCCTGCCGCGCGGCACCGTGCGCCAGTTGGGCAAGGACCCCGGCGAACTGGCCGACATCGCCCGGCGGGTCACCGAGGGTGATTACGACATTGACGACGGCAGCCCGCACATCGGCGTGTATGGCCGCATCGTGGACATGGTGCAATCGCTGAAGACCCACCTTGCCAGCGCCGAAGAGGAATCGCGCCGCGCCCGCGAGGAATCGGAACGGGCCCGCCTGGCCATGGAACAGGCGGACG
This portion of the Nitratidesulfovibrio sp. genome encodes:
- the larA gene encoding nickel-dependent lactate racemase, with product MHIDLKYGHGYVSLELPDSVHVDVFEPNPVEPLADPLAALHAALDEPLGCLRLEDRPAPRSVAIAVPDETRPVPVRLLLPPLLDRLFAAYPALKPQDVVIVVGGGLHPPADEAQLARVLPEDLRGCRVVAHDAEHSQLARFGATTRGTPVEVNAAYGAAELRLVIGMVDAHQFVGFTGGAKGVAIGCASAAMIEANHRLMRDPAATVGAIDTNPVRLDLDEAGELAGVAMAINVVLDAAKRPVAVQAGWPPLVMRSAAKVTAQVYGLAYDAPYDIVIASCGGTPKDLCLYQAQKGLNTAVQCAAPGAKVLLVAECGQGIGDEVYHDYVRRFPCAHALKKDFESGAFRMGAHKGFLFARATTSFEVVVHSELDPARLRECLLTPGDMQETVNTWLAGLRDPRVAVVKNANSSFFYRK
- a CDS encoding methyl-accepting chemotaxis protein, whose amino-acid sequence is MLLKTKLYLGFMAVLLLTAIVGAIGWRGMHEMVVYGNYSTAIETAMRHLSAAEASMGRFMLRGEQTHAAATDKRLDDARAIIEAAGAGLSHDWMQADGKGLLENLENFKTAFAQLVNSQNEAIAMQQRIDANAAKVVETVTALDGRLAGTLQANHDAGRMKGYQMLHAGAAAFAEVRVLTGQFLDTPTEELRTAIRARLTEARKAFQAARDAQPDEPSQDAVQELMGYVGNYSGLFGIFSRQMLAKYEALDRQQEVVAATQAAASEASQHASAASDASVRTATWLLAGVALAAMVIGAVIAVALPRGTVRQLGKDPGELADIARRVTEGDYDIDDGSPHIGVYGRIVDMVQSLKTHLASAEEESRRAREESERARLAMEQADEARTGVEAANRTMQSVADEAHAISARIAAAAEELAAQAEQVGAGAEVQQQRMAETLAAITQMNSAVAEVAASAAATSRSSDDSRRNAEEGAQVVARTVTAIEKVAEGSDAVRRNMQELGVKAEAIGKVMEMIADIADQTNLLALNAAIEAARAGDAGRGFAVVADEVRKLAERTMQATAEVGGSVRGIQDVARRNVDAVEHSVTAVDEATRSAHESGEALSAIVRIVGDSAAQVNGIATAAEQQSAASEQIGRTVQSVSDIAAETAGGMQQSAVAIRELSEMAAQLEQALHRLRA